ACAACTTTTAGGTTCCTTGGACTTTTCCTTTTGGGATGAAAGTAAATGAGTGATGCACTATTACTGCTTGCCGGGAATAAAATGCGCAACATCCTGGCAACCATGACTTCTAATCGATTTCTGGGGATCACAACAGGGTTCTTAATTACTTCCGTTATACAATCTTCC
This DNA window, taken from Muriicola soli, encodes the following:
- a CDS encoding Na/Pi symporter, whose protein sequence is MSDALLLLAGNKMRNILATMTSNRFLGITTGFLITSVIQSSSATTLMVVSFSNASLLTLAESISVIMGANIGLR